A genomic stretch from Gemmatimonadaceae bacterium includes:
- the prfB gene encoding peptide chain release factor 2 — protein sequence MPTIRPGSRSCGGTFDVGSKRERLTALEGRMTESGFWDDQDAARQVVQDVKTLKGWVEPVDALGGRTRSALELDEMLSAEPDAAMLSELDTEVAAIEVDLRAFELKSLLRGQDDWRDAQIEIAAGAGGTEAQDWAEMLERMYIRWAERHGYQVEILDRSEGEEAGIKGAVLEVKGQSAYGFLRPETGVHRLVRISPFDSNARRHTSFASVFIYPVVNEEINIEIRDEDIRMDVFRASGAGGQHVNKTSSAVRLTHIPSGIVVSCQQERSQGKNKATAMKQLKNRLYQLEADKQAAAKAKLDATKSDVSFGSQIRSYVFQPYTMVNDHRTELKIPDVQRIMDGDLDEFIEAYLKQFGAGTREGA from the coding sequence TTGCCGACTATTCGGCCCGGATCGAGGAGCTGCGGAGGTACCTTTGACGTCGGAAGCAAGCGCGAGCGCCTGACGGCGCTCGAGGGCCGCATGACCGAGTCGGGCTTCTGGGATGACCAGGACGCCGCCCGTCAGGTGGTCCAGGACGTGAAGACGCTCAAGGGATGGGTGGAGCCAGTGGACGCGCTCGGCGGTCGTACGCGGAGCGCGCTCGAACTCGACGAGATGCTGAGCGCGGAGCCGGATGCCGCGATGCTTTCCGAGCTGGACACCGAGGTCGCGGCGATCGAAGTCGACCTGCGTGCCTTCGAGCTCAAGTCCCTGCTGCGGGGCCAGGACGACTGGCGCGACGCGCAGATCGAAATCGCGGCCGGCGCCGGGGGCACGGAGGCGCAGGACTGGGCCGAGATGCTCGAGCGGATGTACATCCGGTGGGCGGAGCGACACGGCTACCAGGTCGAGATCCTCGATCGGTCGGAGGGGGAGGAGGCGGGCATCAAGGGCGCGGTGCTCGAGGTGAAGGGCCAGTCGGCCTACGGATTCCTGCGGCCGGAAACGGGCGTGCACCGCCTTGTGCGCATTTCGCCGTTTGACTCGAATGCGCGCCGGCACACGAGTTTCGCGTCGGTGTTCATCTATCCCGTGGTGAACGAGGAGATCAACATCGAGATCCGCGACGAAGACATCCGGATGGACGTGTTTCGCGCCAGCGGGGCCGGAGGTCAGCACGTCAACAAGACGAGTTCTGCGGTACGCCTGACGCACATCCCGAGCGGGATCGTAGTGTCCTGCCAGCAGGAGCGATCGCAGGGCAAGAACAAGGCAACGGCCATGAAGCAGCTGAAGAACCGGCTGTATCAGCTCGAAGCGGACAAGCAGGCGGCGGCCAAGGCGAAGCTCGACGCGACGAAGTCCGACGTCTCGTTCGGGAGCCAGATTCGCAGCTACGTGTTCCAGCCGTACACGATGGTCAACGATCATCGAACGGAACTCAAGATCCCGGACGTCCAGCGCATCATGGACGGGGACCTCGACGAGTTCATCGAGGCATACCTCAAGCAGTTCGGCGCCGGCACCAGGGAGGGAGCATGA
- the lysS gene encoding lysine--tRNA ligase, whose product MTEDLNFVLRARREKLARLDELGIPAFAYSYDVTHSAASALRSLPEGAAEGPEVAVAGRIVAWRPHGKTIFGHVADATSRIQVYFRRDDLGDAAWSLLELLDMGDLVGVRGPMFRTRTGETTVKVERVSLLAKSLRPLPFGKDEIVDGAVVRHSGFSDPEQRYRQRYADLAVHADVRRRFIARSRMITEIRRCMDEWDYLEVETPVLQPLYGGAAARPFTTHHNALDMPLYLRIADELYLKRLVVGGLERVYEIGHDFRNEGIDRTHNPEFTMLEFYEAWADYTVMMGRVEQLLVRASDAVRQVLDARAVSPEERLLLPDESLVSVPEFRPPFPRIEWVPTLNQALGADIMTLDDATLRARAERIGVHKVETLSRPKVLDEMFQALVESKIDTPTFVVDYPVELSPLAKPKRGVPGLTERFELFARGKELANAFSELNDPIDQRRRFEAQARLREAGDEEATGVDEDYLRAMEYGMPPMGGVGIGMDRLFMYLSGAQNIRDVILFPTMRPE is encoded by the coding sequence ATGACCGAGGACCTGAACTTCGTCCTGCGGGCGCGCCGCGAGAAGCTGGCGCGCCTCGATGAGCTCGGCATTCCGGCGTTTGCCTATTCGTATGACGTGACGCACAGCGCGGCGTCCGCGCTCCGCTCGCTCCCCGAGGGCGCCGCCGAGGGGCCCGAGGTTGCCGTGGCCGGGCGCATCGTGGCCTGGCGACCGCACGGCAAGACGATCTTTGGCCACGTGGCGGATGCCACGTCGCGGATCCAGGTCTACTTCCGCCGCGACGACCTCGGTGACGCGGCGTGGTCCCTCCTCGAGTTGCTCGACATGGGCGATCTGGTGGGCGTACGCGGACCCATGTTCCGCACGCGCACGGGAGAAACGACCGTCAAGGTGGAAAGGGTCTCGCTGCTGGCAAAGTCGCTGCGTCCGCTGCCGTTCGGGAAGGATGAGATCGTCGATGGCGCGGTGGTGCGGCACTCCGGTTTCAGCGATCCCGAGCAGCGCTATCGCCAGCGCTACGCCGACCTGGCCGTGCACGCGGACGTGCGACGCCGGTTCATTGCCCGTTCGCGCATGATCACCGAGATCCGGCGCTGCATGGACGAGTGGGACTACCTCGAGGTGGAGACGCCGGTCCTGCAGCCGCTGTATGGCGGCGCGGCCGCTCGGCCCTTCACGACGCACCACAATGCGCTGGACATGCCGCTCTACCTGCGCATTGCCGACGAGCTCTATCTCAAGCGACTCGTGGTCGGGGGGCTGGAGCGCGTGTACGAGATCGGCCACGACTTCAGGAACGAGGGGATCGACCGGACGCACAATCCCGAGTTCACGATGCTGGAGTTCTACGAGGCATGGGCCGACTACACCGTGATGATGGGCCGCGTGGAGCAGCTGCTGGTGCGAGCGTCCGATGCGGTGCGCCAGGTGCTCGATGCGCGCGCCGTGAGCCCCGAGGAACGGCTGCTCCTGCCTGACGAGAGCCTGGTGTCCGTGCCGGAGTTCCGGCCGCCGTTCCCTCGCATCGAGTGGGTGCCGACGCTGAACCAGGCCCTGGGCGCAGACATCATGACGCTCGATGATGCGACGCTGCGAGCGCGTGCCGAGCGCATCGGCGTGCACAAGGTGGAGACGCTGAGTCGCCCCAAGGTGCTGGATGAGATGTTCCAGGCGCTGGTCGAGTCGAAGATCGACACACCCACGTTCGTCGTTGACTACCCGGTGGAGCTCTCTCCGCTGGCAAAGCCCAAGCGCGGCGTTCCGGGACTCACGGAGCGCTTCGAGCTGTTCGCGAGAGGCAAGGAACTCGCCAACGCCTTCAGCGAGCTCAACGACCCGATCGATCAGCGACGACGGTTCGAGGCGCAGGCGCGGCTCAGGGAAGCAGGCGATGAGGAGGCGACGGGCGTGGACGAGGACTATCTGCGCGCCATGGAGTACGGCATGCCACCGATGGGCGGTGTGGGGATTGGCATGGACCGGTTGTTCATGTACCTCTCGGGCGCCCAGAACATCCGCGACGTGATCCTCTTTCCCACGATGCGCCCGGAATGA